The genome window TTGCGAGACTTGAGCGTTGACCACTTGAAACGCTTGATGTAATAGGAAATGCCAATCAAAAAGGCCGAAATCAGAGTAACCTTGATGAGCAGCAGGCGGCGTTCGTCGGTCTCCGGTTCTGAAGTCCACTTGAGGAAGACACACACATCCTTGGCAATTTGGGCGGCCGATGCAGGCACATTTGGATCTTCAAAGGAGACCACCTCATTGTCAACTACCTTGCCCATGGCAATCGCTCCGCCCGAGAAGTACGGATTGAAGTACAGTCCATCACGAAGGGCAAAACCAGCCGGAGGATCACAGTAACCGGTGAGCAGGGAGAACACGTAATCCTCGCCGCCCTTGCGAGCCGACACAATATAACTGAGATCCGGCGGATAAGAGCCATTGTTGGCGGAACGGGCCGCCTCCTCGTTGGCGTATGGAGAGGGGAAGTGATCGGACAGCTTGCCCGGACGCTCGTAGTACTCGCCCTCCTCGTTGGGGCCATCTCGCACCGTGATGGCCTCCGCCTCGGCCTTGGCCTCCGCCTCCGTCATGCACACTCCCACCAGGTTGCGATAGGCCATGTACTGCAAGGAGTGGCAGGAGGAGCAGACCTCCTTGTAAACGGTGTAACCTCGGCGCACGCTCTCCTTGTCCAAGGCGGACAAAAGCCCTTTGTGATTCCAGTGCTGGTGCGCCGGATGCACGCAGTCCGAGGATGCATCCACGCTGCTTTCCAGGGCGTAGATCAGCAGCCCTGCTGTTCCGGTTAGGGCTCCCAGGGCGCCCAGCAGCTTGCGATTTCCAGAAAAGCCGCTTCCACGACCCGGAAAACTTGTGCGCGGTCGCACCCATGTCCGCTGTATGCTGCTCCTGGCCAGCTGGAACAGATTGCTGTTTAGACTCCGGAATTTGTTGGCCATTTTCGGTCGGATTCAGCTTTATCTCTCAAAACGATTTATTTACAATGTCAAGGCAACCAGTGTTGGAAATCTCTGTTGACTGGGGTTGTCACCACTTCGGAAATATTCTACTGGAATGGAATCACGTGTGTTG of Drosophila mauritiana strain mau12 chromosome 3R, ASM438214v1, whole genome shotgun sequence contains these proteins:
- the LOC117144125 gene encoding cytochrome c1, heme protein, mitochondrial codes for the protein MANKFRSLNSNLFQLARSSIQRTWVRPRTSFPGRGSGFSGNRKLLGALGALTGTAGLLIYALESSVDASSDCVHPAHQHWNHKGLLSALDKESVRRGYTVYKEVCSSCHSLQYMAYRNLVGVCMTEAEAKAEAEAITVRDGPNEEGEYYERPGKLSDHFPSPYANEEAARSANNGSYPPDLSYIVSARKGGEDYVFSLLTGYCDPPAGFALRDGLYFNPYFSGGAIAMGKVVDNEVVSFEDPNVPASAAQIAKDVCVFLKWTSEPETDERRLLLIKVTLISAFLIGISYYIKRFKWSTLKSRKIFFIPELEAQAKREAEEVAKAARKAKEQECNKCENQNEKKD